One Sporosarcina sp. FSL W8-0480 genomic window, ATTACGTTCTAAGTTTTCAGGAGATAATGTCTTTACCTCATCATTCATTAAAGCTGCAATCCCAACTGTCCTCGCCGTGTCTTCCAAATTATATAGTTCATTGAAGTAATCATCTGCTTGGCCTGGAACATAAAATTGTGGTTCTGGATAGGAAGTGATGACCCCCTCAAAGTTTCGAAGAATCACTTTCTCCCCGCCTTGGGAAATAATATAATTCGGCTGCACTGGAATTTTACCGCCGCCCCCAGGTGCGTCGACAACAAAAGTTGGTACAGCATAACCAGATGTATGCCCTCTTAACCCCTCAATAATTTCAATTCCTTTCGAAATCGGTGCTCTAAAATGTCCGATTCCTTCCGACAAGTCACACTGATAAATATAATATGGTCGAACTCGGATTTTAACCAAATCATGCATAAGCTTCTTCATAATAGTGACGCTATCATTGATCCCTGCCAAAATAACGGATTGATTTCCTAATGGAACACCAGCGTCTGCCAACATTTCACAAGCTTTTTTAGATTCCTCTGTAATCTCAACTGAGGTATTGAAATGCGTATTCAACCATACCGGATGATACTTTTTCAATATATTGCATAAGTTCTCTGTGATTCTTTGCGGAAAAACAACCGGTGCTCTTGTACCGATACGGATAATTTCCACATGTGGAATATCTCGCAAATTTTTCAAGATATATTCCAATAATCTGTCATTAATGAGCAAACCGTCCCCACCTGATATAAGAACATCACGAACTACAGGTGTTTCTCTTATATACTGAATGGCTTTATCAATTTGTTTTTTGGGAACTCCCATACCGATTTGTCCAGAAAATCTACGCCTCGTACAGTAACGGCAATACATTGAGCATTGGTTTGTAACAAGGAACAAAACTCTATCTGGATAACGGTGCGTGAGTCCAGGAACTGGAGAATCCTCATCCTCGTGAAGAGGATCCTCTAAATCATAACTCGTTTTATTTATCTCAGCTGAAATCGGAATCGATTGCATCCGAATCGGACATCTTGGATCATCAGGATTCATTAATGACGCATAATACGGCGTTATATTCAACGGAATCGTTCTCGTTGAAATTCTAACCCCCTCTACCTCATCAGGAGTCAAATTAACGACTTTTTTCAAGTCATCGACAGTGCGTATCGTATTCGTCAATTGCCAAATCCAATCATTCCATTTCTCTTCCGGTACATCCTTCCAAAGCTCAACTTCCCGCCAGTCCCTTTTAGGTTTATACAATTGATTTAGCATTTGCTTGATCGCCCTCCGCTTAATTAATGTGTATTTTGGTATAAATATCGTGCAGATGTACGATTTATAATCGTAGCGATTCTTACGTAATCCCTTTTTATAAAAAAATGATTACCTGTAAACAACTTATACTCACAAGGCTTAACAAAAATATCATCCCACTTATGAATGTTGTCACTATGTTCATCTTCTTCGGTATAAAGTATAGTAGAACCGCAACTCAGCTTTTCAGACAACTCATTAAATCGATAGCTTGCAATGGATGCAAAATCCGCCCTCATTATCGGAATAAAGTATTTCAGTATACTCATATCCTTTGTTAAATCAGCTTCTATTCCGCCTCTCTTCACTAATTCCTGAATAAATTCTTCGTCTTTTAACCCCAATAAGTCAGAGGACATTTCATATATTGGCGGCTGAAAGGCCGCCAAAAATAGATGTTCAGGGTGTTGTTCCAATCTTTTGCTTGCTTCATAGGCTAATAAGCTGCCAAAGCTATAACCTAATATCATATACTGATCTTCTTTACTAACTTTAGACTTAATCTGATCGACTACATCGTCCACCACTTCGTCGATAGAAGTTAATAATTCTTCATCAAATCTTGACCCTCTCCCCGGTAACTCGATTGGTACCAAGTTGATGTCCTCGTTTAAATATGACTTTAATTTATAATAAATCGTGGCTGAAGCTCCTGCATAAGGTAAACAGAAAAGTGATAGTTTCTTCAAGTCTGACCTCCCTGATTGAATTTCACTAATTTTAAACTCCAACGAGTTCATCACTTAATTTACAAAGGGAATAAAATTCTCCTCTTTGTTGGATTAACTCATGGATCGTACCCATTTCGGAAACCTTTCCGTCTTTCAACATGATAATGCAGTCATAATTTGCAAGTAATTCTTCATCTATTTTGTGTGTGATAGCGATACTTGTCATACCCTTCAGATTGCTGAGGGAGTTCTCTAATTCCCTCGTTGTCTTTAAGTCTAATGCCGAAGTAGCCTCGTCCATAAGGAGTATTGGTGGCTGCTTCAACAATGCCCTCGCAATTGAAACTCTTTGCCTCTCACCGCCTGATAATTCGGCGCCTCCCTCACCGCATCGAGCTTTTATGCCCCCTCTTTCTTCAAGGAAGGAATCCATAATAGCGTTTTTTGTTGCAAGTTTAACTTGTTCATCCGGCCATTCTTTATAAAGCTTAATATTTTCTTCAATACTATCGTCAAAAACAAATGTATCTTGTTGAACCATACTATAGAGTTGCGTCAATGCTTTCTCATCCACATCACGAATTTCAACATCATCTATAAAGATATTTCCTTCATAGGAATCATAATAGCCTGCCAAAATTTTTAGTAATGTGGATTTTCCGCTCCCACTCAGACCGACGACCGCATATCTTTTCCCTTTCTCAAAAACCAAATTAATGTTTTCCAAAGTATTCTGTTCATCAGTCTTAAATGAGAAGCTCAAATTTTCAACTCGAATACTATGCTCTAAATTTGTTTTTTGAATTTTAAGACCAGATGATGCTTCCTTATTCAATAACTCATCGGAATTTCTTAACAACTGTAAGCTGGCACTTCTTTTTGCTACGGATGAAACAACATCATTAATAGGAGCAGTTACATTGTTAAGAAGCTGTACAAAGGCAAGGATTCCACCGATTGTCATTTGCCCCTCTATCGTCAACCATGCACCTGCAATAAAAAGGATTAACACAATTATCACAGTGCTGTTTTGAGTTAAGGACATTACAATCCCAAGCAATACTTGATACTTCTTCTTAGCATCCTCCTGTTGTTCTGCTTTTCCTTCAGATAGATTAAGTATCTCCTTTTCAATATTAAAGCTCTTTATAACCGGGTATCCGGAAAAAATATCTTTAATAAATGAAGTAAATATACCGTTATTTTTAGCAACATTGTTTTGGGCACTAACTAACTTCCTATTAAAAATGGCTGAAACAATCAAAGGAAGTACGCAGGATACCAATACACATATCGCTAATATCCAGCTGATGTAAAACATAAGAGCGATGCCGAAGACGATCATTACACTTTGTGAAATTAGACGAATGGTCCCTCGAATATAATCTTCTTCTATAATCGTCATATCGTTATTCAATATGGAAATATAGTTTCCGGTTTTCTCACTGTTAAAATCCTTTATTTTTAAACCAAGAATCCTTTCCGTTACGATCTTTTTTAAATTCGTCATCGCTTTTTTAGTAAATCCATTCACGGTAATGATTTCTAACATATTCACTGAGATATTCACTAAAATATAGATGGCCGAAATTATGATCAAGCCATATAATGCCTGAAGCCCTTCCTCAATACCTTTGTCTATAAACTGCTGTAAAATAAGGGCTACACCTACACTTAAAAGGTAGGAGATGATTGAGAAAAATACCGCGAAACTATACATGACTCTATTATTTTCATATATATAGCCTTTCAACTTTCTCCCATTACTGAAAGGGACCCCTACTGTACTTGTAGTCATTCTCCCCCTTTTAATCATTTGCCCCTATTCCTTCCATTAACTGATTTAATAAATCAATTTCATCATCTAATAACTCAACACTGCTTACTTCTTCTATCAAATTCACTCTTTCTTTAGGCATTTGTTCGGAATTGGCAAATTTATAAAGCTCTTCTATGGCACTTAAAAAGTGTTTTTCAAA contains:
- the ablA gene encoding lysine 2,3-aminomutase, with protein sequence MLNQLYKPKRDWREVELWKDVPEEKWNDWIWQLTNTIRTVDDLKKVVNLTPDEVEGVRISTRTIPLNITPYYASLMNPDDPRCPIRMQSIPISAEINKTSYDLEDPLHEDEDSPVPGLTHRYPDRVLFLVTNQCSMYCRYCTRRRFSGQIGMGVPKKQIDKAIQYIRETPVVRDVLISGGDGLLINDRLLEYILKNLRDIPHVEIIRIGTRAPVVFPQRITENLCNILKKYHPVWLNTHFNTSVEITEESKKACEMLADAGVPLGNQSVILAGINDSVTIMKKLMHDLVKIRVRPYYIYQCDLSEGIGHFRAPISKGIEIIEGLRGHTSGYAVPTFVVDAPGGGGKIPVQPNYIISQGGEKVILRNFEGVITSYPEPQFYVPGQADDYFNELYNLEDTARTVGIAALMNDEVKTLSPENLERNIRRKVYESDPEHVSLKDGREKRDKMIEKQWQAQQKEPVHQ
- a CDS encoding thioesterase domain-containing protein — encoded protein: MKKLSLFCLPYAGASATIYYKLKSYLNEDINLVPIELPGRGSRFDEELLTSIDEVVDDVVDQIKSKVSKEDQYMILGYSFGSLLAYEASKRLEQHPEHLFLAAFQPPIYEMSSDLLGLKDEEFIQELVKRGGIEADLTKDMSILKYFIPIMRADFASIASYRFNELSEKLSCGSTILYTEEDEHSDNIHKWDDIFVKPCEYKLFTGNHFFIKRDYVRIATIINRTSARYLYQNTH
- a CDS encoding ABC transporter ATP-binding protein, which produces MTTSTVGVPFSNGRKLKGYIYENNRVMYSFAVFFSIISYLLSVGVALILQQFIDKGIEEGLQALYGLIIISAIYILVNISVNMLEIITVNGFTKKAMTNLKKIVTERILGLKIKDFNSEKTGNYISILNNDMTIIEEDYIRGTIRLISQSVMIVFGIALMFYISWILAICVLVSCVLPLIVSAIFNRKLVSAQNNVAKNNGIFTSFIKDIFSGYPVIKSFNIEKEILNLSEGKAEQQEDAKKKYQVLLGIVMSLTQNSTVIIVLILFIAGAWLTIEGQMTIGGILAFVQLLNNVTAPINDVVSSVAKRSASLQLLRNSDELLNKEASSGLKIQKTNLEHSIRVENLSFSFKTDEQNTLENINLVFEKGKRYAVVGLSGSGKSTLLKILAGYYDSYEGNIFIDDVEIRDVDEKALTQLYSMVQQDTFVFDDSIEENIKLYKEWPDEQVKLATKNAIMDSFLEERGGIKARCGEGGAELSGGERQRVSIARALLKQPPILLMDEATSALDLKTTRELENSLSNLKGMTSIAITHKIDEELLANYDCIIMLKDGKVSEMGTIHELIQQRGEFYSLCKLSDELVGV